In one window of Pseudomonadota bacterium DNA:
- a CDS encoding winged helix-turn-helix domain-containing protein: MAKLSIRLKRNTDETLNAQVLRQINDSIKSGKLKPGASLPSTQSLGKQLGISPETVRQAYIQLRDKKLITREDGLGYQVRGSNAKRSPVTKAPPAPKGARARAA; this comes from the coding sequence GTGGCAAAACTATCCATTCGGCTCAAGCGTAACACGGATGAGACACTGAATGCGCAAGTGTTGCGGCAAATAAACGATTCGATCAAGAGCGGCAAGCTTAAACCCGGAGCCTCGCTGCCCTCGACGCAATCACTTGGTAAACAACTCGGCATTTCCCCGGAGACCGTCAGACAGGCGTACATACAGCTTCGGGATAAGAAATTAATTACCCGTGAGGACGGGCTGGGATACCAGGTGCGGGGCAGCAATGCAAAGCGGTCCCCGGTAACGAAAGCTCCTCCGGCCCCAAAAGGGGCTCGGGCGCGCGCGGCATAA